The Aminivibrio pyruvatiphilus genomic interval GCGCCTCTCGGGGCGGAATATCTGGACGTGCTGAAAAAAGGTTTTTCCTCCCGGTGGATCGACGTCTTCGAGAACCAGGGGAAGAGAAAAGGGGCCTATTCCTGGGGAAGCTACGGGACCCACCCCTACATGCTCCTGAACTACAACGGAACCCTCAGGGACGTGTTCACCATCGCCCACGAGGCGGGACACTCCCTCCACACGTGGTTTTCCCATGCCGGGCAGCCGCAGGTCTACGCCGACTACACCATCTTCCTCGCGGAGGTGGCATCCACCACCAACGAGGCTCTCCTCCTGGAGTCCCTGCTGGAAAAGGCGCCGAAGGAGGAGAAGATCTTCCTCCTGAACCACTATCTCGACCAGGTGCGGACAACAGTATACAGGCAGACCATGTTCGCCGAGTTCGAAAGGGAAACCCATTCCCTGGCGGAAAAGGGGGAGGCCCTCACCGCCGAGCTCCTCTGCGCACTGTGGAAAGAACTGAACGAACGGTACCACGGTCCGGAAATGGTCCTGGACGACGCCCTGTCGGTGGAGTGGGCCAGAATTCCCCATTTTTACAGCGCTTTTTACGTGTACAAATACGTCACCGGCTTCGCCGCCGCGGGCTGCCTGAGCAGCAATATTCTCCGTGGCGGGGAGGAGGAGAGGCGGCGCTATATCCGCTTCCTTTCCAGGGGCAGCTCGGCCTATTCCCTGGACATTCTCCGGGAGGCCGGGGTGGACATGACCTCGCCGGTTCCCCTGGAGCAGACACTCCGCAGTTTCAGGGAAAAAACGGCCCTCCTCGAAGAACTTCTGGAACAGGGATCGTAACGAAGGCGGCCCTCCGGGGCCGCCTTCACTTCAGGAGGCTGCGGCACTGCTCCTCCAGCCGCTTCACCATCTCCCACCCCGCATAGGACAGTCCCCTGGTGGATGAATAGACGCACTGGATTTCCCAGGACAGTTCCTCCATTCCGTCAAGGATCACAGGAGCAAGTTCTCCCGAGGCAAGCTCTTTCTGGACCGAGATAGAGCTGGTAATGGCCACCCCTACGCCCCGAAGGGCGAGATGCTTCGCCATCTCGATTTCGTCAGTTTCCACCTGGCCGCCGAACCTGATCCTGTTCCGGAGGAGAAATTCGTCCACATAGGTTCCCAGGGGGCAGTCACCCGCAAACCGGATGAGCGTCTCCCCGGCGGTCTCCGCAAAGGAGGCCTGCCCCCGCAGTGCCCACGGATGGAAAGGTGCGGCCACCAGCACGAGAGGATCCTCTCCTAGGAGCCTGTCGGACTTAGGCCACATCGGATAAAATAGACTCATCCCGACCAAAGGCGGCGAAAGAGCATGGTGACCAGATTCCAGACAGTAGACAGAGCGACTCCGTACATACTCCCCCAGTCCATTGAGGACTGGCTTCCCGAAGACCA includes:
- a CDS encoding LysR substrate-binding domain-containing protein — its product is MSLFYPMWPKSDRLLGEDPLVLVAAPFHPWALRGQASFAETAGETLIRFAGDCPLGTYVDEFLLRNRIRFGGQVETDEIEMAKHLALRGVGVAITSSISVQKELASGELAPVILDGMEELSWEIQCVYSSTRGLSYAGWEMVKRLEEQCRSLLK